In the genome of Capra hircus breed San Clemente chromosome 17, ASM170441v1, whole genome shotgun sequence, one region contains:
- the LOC102175702 gene encoding immunoglobulin omega chain, whose amino-acid sequence MAWTPLLLVLLSLCTGSLSQPLLTQPASLSASPGASARLTCTLSSGYNVGNYSIYWYQQKAGSPPRYLLRFKSDSDKHQGSGVPNRFSGSKDASTNAGLLLISEVQPEDEADYYCAVWHGDTNAHTVLQTSEEEQQKHRPLTPARGSDEV is encoded by the exons ATGGCCTGGACTCCTCTCCTGCTGGTGCTCCTCTCTCTCTGCACAG gttccctctcccagcctctgctgACTCAGCCGGCCTCCCTCTCTGCGTCTCCGGGAGCATCAGCCAGACTCACCTGCACCCTGAGCAGTGGCTACAATGTTGGCAACTATAGCATATACTGGTATCAGCAGAAGGCAGGGAGCCCTCCCCGGTACCTCCTGAGGTTCAAGTCAGACTCTGATAAGCACCAGGGCTCTGGGGTTCCCAACCGCTTCTCTGGATCCAAAGATGCCTCGACCAACGCAGGGCTCCTGCTCATCTCCGAGGTGCAGCCCGAGGACGAGGCTGACTATTactgtgctgtgtggcatggcgaCACTAATGCTCACACGGTGCTCCAGACCAGTGAGGAAGAGCAACAGAAACATCGTCCACTCACCCCTGCTCGTGGCTCGGATGAAGTCTAG